Within the Eleginops maclovinus isolate JMC-PN-2008 ecotype Puerto Natales chromosome 13, JC_Emac_rtc_rv5, whole genome shotgun sequence genome, the region GATGCTTAAATTATTACAAATTTGGAATAAggttttttctccaaatgaaGTTTCAAGCATTTTAGAACCCAACATCAATTTCTTGGATTTGCAATTTACCCTAGAGAAAATTCAAAAAGCACCCAcagtgaaatgttttccttaaCCAGAAGTTGACACAAAGTGAAGAACATTAGAGCAGATTTGCCACCTGGGATGAAATTCAAGTCAGTTGtcaattattattgttattttttccccctttcagCCCTATAAGGCTAAACCCAATATTTTGTATACTATTATCTTTCGTTTTTCATCAATCATCACACATTCACAGTTGACAGCAGCTAAGGTCCAGCAGTgtctcagtcagtaggggcttggactgggagtcatagggtcgccggttcaagtccccaaacagacttgaaatatggaaagtggactgctacttggagagcTCCCatttcacctcctgggccctgctgtgcaaggcactggacacctccaatcccctctccccattgctccctgggcactgcacaatagctgcccactgctcctagtactaggatgggttaaatacagaggacacatttcactgtgcgtgcatgtatgtgactaataaagagggtttcatcctccgattctacttcTACTAATGTCCCACAAAGATCTTTACAATTACATATTGcaaaagggaagaaaaataaagttacACTATGTGAGTGGAGGAgcataaaaatgtgttcaattttAATGGACCGCAAATATTGAACTggcagtaaaaataaatggacCAACAAAACCGTTAAAAGCTAGAAGTGAATTTTAAAAGGCAGAAAACCAAACAAGATGAATCCTTAAGCAGATATCCTGGAATTCAACGAAcgaagaaaacattttctagaGAAACGCACATATACAACAAAGTaaaatttaataaaatgttattatacaTCATTGGAGCATTCATTCATATCCAAGTGTACACAAGTTGCTTACACCCTCCTGTgaaatttcaattttttttgaCTCAACATGAAATTATGATTAGCTAGATGAAAGATTGCAGTTTAACACGGCAGACAGCGCCGTGGAAGAATTCCATATTGAATAACTGATATGAGACAGCCTCAGTTTGATTCAATACTTGAagcacaaattaaaaaaaaaaacacaaggtcaCATCTGTCATTGCCTTGATTGCAGCaaatttaaaatctgaattttttCACCCAAGCCAATCCCATGCTCTGTTTGAAGACACTGTATGCCTTGACAacatgtgtctttttcttttaaaggtttatcagaaaatgtaattaattgaaGCTTGAGTTAGAGGTACAAGAGCTAGCAGCAAGAAATACTCCTATGTGCACAAGACATCAGGGCAGTGATTGTTCTGGAAAACTTAGAGAAGGAAGGGAGAAATGTTCAATCAACACTTCAAAAGGTTCATGGATCTCCAGTAGCTCTGAAATTAAAACCGGTATATAAGTTTAGCCCCGCAAGATATTTAAACACAAGTGAAAGAGGACTGGATAGGAGGGGGAAGCATTGTGTTACCTGGCCCGTTAAAGCCTAGATATAGCTAACTATTTTAGTTGGTTATATCAATTCATCCATTGCTGTCAGACTGAGACAAGTGCAGAGTTGGTGCAGGGTATTGAATGGGTTTGGTATCCAGGGTGATCGTTTATGCCTCCACTCCCTCTAACTCGGGGGGCAGAGGGGATTTCGGGTGCTTGCTCTCAAAGTGTTGCTTGAAGGTTTTGGGGTCTGGCATCTGGGTCTGCATGAAGGACAATATATCAAGCAATTTATAATTTAGGAAAAATGACACCTCTTCTTTGGaaaaatatgataataaaaaagacCAAACACCATCAGAGTTAGCAAGTGAAAATACAAGCCTTTCTCATTTTAGGGTTCACaaaatattacgtttaaataattattttattcgCAGAGGTTTAAATGAACTCTGTCTTTGAGACACCAGAAGACATGAGTGATTGTGtagaacacaaaaaaaagcaggcGTTTTTTAAGGAAGTATATTCTAATTCTAGCACTTTCCTAACCATGACATAATAAGGGTTAAAATGTTGGCATTATAACATAGCATTATTTACCAGGCTGCACCCTCAGTCAGGTGTTGGTCTGTGGGTTGTAATAGTAAAGACTTCATACTCACCCGGCACACCAGGCAGGTGAACACTAGTGCTGCCTTGGCGGCTgtcttttggtcatgaccctTTGCCTTCTTCATCTCTGCctgtttctttgcatttttcTGCTGGGATTGCAGTTTTTGATGCCCACGTGCCATTCTGGCAAAGCCTAAAGAGGAGGAAGCAAGGACACATGACTTATGTTTACTGATAAACCACAGTGTTGTGAGCTTTTCTTAACTTTTTATTCTTGGTGTTGGTAGACATCTACCATAAATAAGTCAGTTAaacattttggagttatttcAGTTCCCACAGAAATAGGCTTGCCTAATACCATGTTTACTGCGAAGCAAAGTATGGTTGACAGAGAAAACTTTGGcatttctttcattgttttccATCAGCATTTTGAAGGCCCGTTTCAAGGACTTTCGTACAGGCATCTACTGTATATGTTTGGTGGatataaacactgtaaaatACAAGCAAATAATAAACCACTGCCAGCCGGCCAGGGTCAGGCAAAGAAAATAAGATACAGTTTCTGTTTACCTGAACTGAAAGGCAGGTGTTTCTGGGAAATCGCAGGCAAGGTTATAAAACCTTGACTTACATGAGGGTTAGGCCTAAGAGGGGTAAGGAATTTCCTAAATCCATTCAAGATGGACAAAACTAACCAACCAAAGCAAGTTTTAAGTGTTATgattagttctgttttatttcctttgtgaCAAGTTTTAATTAGCAAAGAAAACTAACAGGGCCACATTTGACAGATTGTGCTACAGATTTTCTAGCAATTGACACTTTTGAGAGGGTGGAATTGGGAGGGAAACAAGTTCCATCTTGCCCTCCAATACAAAAAGAGACTGGTTTCTCTATGTGTTGGGGAGAAACTAGTTCCTCCGGTTCAGCACACAATCCAGGGAGGACCCCTTCAATAAGATCCTTTCTTTTATAACATTAAGGTGGATAACAAATATTCAACTAAAaaagttaagtgtgtgtgtgtgtaggagagtCTCTATAAAAATGCAATCAGACTGAACTTTTAATGGGGTTCATCCGGTAAAACTTGCAAATTAATTATGAGCCCCAATAATTTGACCCAAGCACTTTATTAGTGCAGCTCACATCCTATAAACATTAGTGGTGCTTACTCTCAAATTGCCACACTGATCGAGACACAAACCCCTGGAGGTATAGAGACTTCGAAATTGTCTACATTTCCTGTTGGTAATTCAGCCTTGCCTACCATCAAAGTCTATATATAGTGTGACATTGGTCAGCAATGTATTCACTGGTGACAAGCGATGGTTAATTAATGAAATGCTGCCTGCTAAGCAGTATTGTGACCTGTTACAACAGCATGTTAGCTATCTGAGCCATCTGATTTAACAACGTGTTGCATTCGTGCCCTCAGCATTGGGCATATTATAATGAGCAACTTCTGTTAAGTACGTCTTGAGATGTAGGAACAATGTGATGAAACAGACACAATTAGCAAGCTAGCTGTTAGCTACTGTTTTTTGATGAGACTCAATATCCTCTCCACCTCTAAGTCGACTGTTCCAACACAGTCAACCTTTTAGCTTTTTGAAACTAAGTAACGTCAGCACATGTGGCTCATTGTGATCCAGGTGACATCGGTGTGTTTATCTGCACCAACATGAACGAGCTGTTGCGTGGGTTAGCCTCCAGGCTAACGTCAGCTCACTCCAGCTAACACGTTAGCTAGTTGGCTAACCATCAACTGAATATTTTTGTTCAGCCTGTGGTTGCCCTAAACCAGGAGAAGTATCAGCGAAATATTATATCGTATACAATATTAAAAGCACAGCAGTACTTACCTTTAAATAACTGTACGTATCGTTTGCAAGGCGTACACAAGTGTGACAGCAGCTCAATTCTCAGACAGCTAAAGGACACTGATGCGTTCAAAGACATTAGTATAATGCGGCACTTTTAGGATAAATTAAGAAGAACTTTAATGGATCCATTGCGAAGATGCATAGAGAACCTTAAATGATTAAGAGTCACAGtcatacaaaaactaaaataagcaTAGAATAAGAAGTCATGTAACAGACAACCTGCCTGATCGGGAATAGTGCACGGTAAATTACGTATTTTACACGGTCCACGCAAATGACCTACTTATTAGTCAACATTCGAAAAAATTCATGGGAAACATCAATCTCTTCAATTACAGGAGGACTCGTGAATGCACCATGATGCGGATGCTGGATTTTGGCAATGTCGCCCCCACGTGGCTTTGGTGAgtactttaaaacacaaaaacttgAATTTGAAAACTATGGTATGTGGTGTTCTGTAATTGTATGatatttttattcattgtaTTCATGATGATGCCGATTTGGAAGTTAGGGTTTATCCATCACCTTATACATGTAAATTATCATTATTTCTGTCATAAGCATTAACATAATGGGACTGGACAGTGATTGTGTACACTAATATGTTCATTTgttcaatgtttatttcttttaatcGAAAAGCACTTTTtagaatgttttatttctgttaaacCTTGTTCACCTTTTTATGTAACCATGTACaggacaaaaacataataaaacaacttCAAGAGCTAAATAACAAATAGTGATGTTTCCTCAAAGCAACACTAGGGGGCAGGTACAGAAGTCTGCATGCATGGTGTGCCACCAGCATGCACAACATTTGCACACATGATTAACACTGACATTTACctatgaaaaaaaatattgtatagATAAAATACCTGAATCATCATTATAAATATCCATTATGTACTCTTTGCACTACTGACCTAGTAAGGTCTGTCTTGACTGTTACAATTCTGTTTAAACATAATCAGAGTTATACAAATACTGTCTCAAACCAGGATGTTTTTCACACGACTGTATCAGATATCAGTCTTTCCTATCTGTTACTTTGGTTTTGGGAACAGTGGAGCTGTTCATATCCGCCCAGTATTTGACTGAATACAGCTAATATGAAAATTAACTGCAACTCCAGGTACATGATGGAAACAAAGACTCAGATGCTTTCCCAATAAcaccaaaatacaaataagtcTGTAAAGAACTTAGTTAAAACTTAGAAAAAGAATCATGATTGCTTTTTTAAACCTTTGGCCACATCATCTAAATGTACTCTCTAATTGTAATCTATGATAGTGCTTTCTGTTTTGAGAACACACTTAATAaaccaaaaatgaaagaaatacatgtccacatcactgtgttttttgtatttttattcaccAACAGTCATGATAGCACTCATTCCTGTTGGAAATCTTCCTGACAGTTAGGTGTCATGACTGTGAAATGTTATCATTGTGAGAAAAGTCTCCGGACTGCCAATGTtaactcccccccccacacacacacacacacacacaccttcctgcTTCCCCCTTCATCATAGGAAGAGACAACCCTTTTAGTCTTTTGTGATGGGTGGAAATAACTCTCAAGAGAAAAGGATGTGATTATGGTTTCAGAAGGAGgccaaaagtaaaaagaaagaaggggggGAAAAATTACAAAAGCCACACATTGATCATGTTCCCCCCAACCCTGGAGGTTGTTGTGCAAGGTCTTGCTAGCTTAGGTTTGGGGTGAGGTTGACCAGCCTTAGGGCCTGTGTGAAAACAAATCTCCCAGGTGTCAGCTTTTCAATAGTGCAGCAGAATATTATCTGGCTGTCCATTGTGTGTATGAATAAGCAGGGGTTTGCCGCAGACAGCTTGAGATTTTTTTGGATCCTCTCTTTCACCACAAGGGCTTTCAGGTTTACTTTCGGCTCGAGCCAGTTGTTTTTTGAAGGACTCCTTGTTGCAAActatctgtctgtttctccctGCATGACCACATATCAAGGGTCAGCTAGTTTTGAAGAGGTTATGTCAAGCTCAAGAAAGGTTTCATAAGATGCTTTTCAGGGTAGAGAAACTTGTCTGGCAACAAAACTTCACTCAGTGAGGGAGAAATGCTGGCTGTCAGGGAGTGAGTGTGACCTGCTTGATTCTCTGGAGTCTGTTGAGGGAAGAGGAAGTTGGATTTCATCTTCCCTATTGGCcacttcctctccctgctccccCCTCCATGCtttcctttcccccccccccgaacAAACAGGTTTTGCCACagtccactgctgctgctgccgctgccgctgctgctgcgctgccgctgccgctgccgctgccgctgccgctgccgctgccgctgttgctgctgctgttgctgcgtCTGCACCACTATGACAGGCCACAATGTTGCCAGACCAGTTGGGCTGTACACAAGCCATGACACAGTCACAACACATCCACAGGCAAGCTACTCTCACTGCTGCCCTCAGAGTCTTCCTACATGTGACTTgattgacatacagtatatgtaaacACAGGGTTTGTAAAAGCGTTTAACAGAGGTGTTTTTAGAGTGCATTTTTCGACCAAGGAAACGCATATCAAATGACTAATTACAGAATTATCACATGTTAAAATATAGGGTGGAAGTTAAAATCCAACTAAATGGCACAAACTGAATGAAATCACACCAAGAGGGTAAACCATGCCTTCAGGGGGGGAAGTTAACTTcttacctacacacacacacacacacacacacacacacacacacacacacacacacacacacacacagagtgcaactgaaggagaggagaggtcgAAGAGACAGAGGCTGATTGTGAAAGCGGTGACAGCCCTCGCTAACCTCActcacagcagcagctcaggaCCAAATGTGTGTTGAGAGTCAACAGCTTTGGATTGAGTAACAGTTTTAACAATTCCAAAGTAATTTCTGATTTATTAGACActaaaacattgtgtttttaataatattacACACAGATTTTATTCA harbors:
- the znf706 gene encoding zinc finger protein 706; the protein is MSLNASVSFSCLRIELLSHLCTPCKRYVQLFKGFARMARGHQKLQSQQKNAKKQAEMKKAKGHDQKTAAKAALVFTCLVCRTQMPDPKTFKQHFESKHPKSPLPPELEGVEA